In Chitinophaga sp. HK235, a single window of DNA contains:
- a CDS encoding fumarate reductase/succinate dehydrogenase flavoprotein subunit — translation MLNAKIPAGPLNSKWEDYKGHCKLVNPANKRSLEVIVIGTGLAGASAAASLGELGYKVKAFCFQDSPRRAHSIAAQGGINAAKNYQNDGDSVFRLFYDTVKGGDYRAREANVHRLAEVSGNIIDQCVAQGVPFAREYGGLLSNRSFGGTQVQRTFYAAGQTGQQLLLGAYSALERQVALGNVKMYSRHEMLEIVKIDGKARGIIARDLVTGELERHFGHAVLICSGGYGNVFFLSTNAMGSNVTAAWKATKNGAYFANPCFTQIHPTCIPVSGDHQSKLTLMSESLRNDGRIWVPKKQNDTRKASDIPEDERDYYLERRYPAFGNLVPRDVASRAAKERCDAGYGVGTSKQAVFLDFAAAIERYGNTEVGKRQLSNVSKAEVIKLGKEVVAEKYGNLFDMYAKITGENPYEQPMRIYPAVHYTMGGLWVDYELQTTVPGLYSLGEANFSDHGANRLGASALMQGLADGYFVIPYTLGNYLADEIRTKAIPTDHPAFVEAEKSVKETISKLMSIKGSKSVDHFHKKLGKIMWDKCGMARNEQGLKEAIEEIKALRAEFWKEVRIPGDASEFNPELEKAGRVADFLELGELMCIDALQRRESCGGHFREESQTPDGEAQRDDENFSYVAAWEYKGNGQYELHKEALTFEEVKPTQRSYK, via the coding sequence ATGTTGAACGCAAAAATTCCTGCCGGACCATTAAACAGTAAATGGGAAGACTATAAAGGACATTGTAAGCTGGTGAACCCTGCCAATAAGCGCAGCCTCGAAGTAATCGTGATTGGTACTGGTTTGGCCGGCGCTTCAGCAGCGGCTTCATTGGGTGAGTTAGGGTATAAGGTTAAAGCATTCTGCTTTCAGGATAGTCCGCGCCGTGCGCACAGTATTGCTGCCCAGGGTGGTATCAATGCGGCCAAAAACTACCAGAACGACGGTGACTCCGTTTTCCGTTTGTTCTATGATACTGTAAAAGGTGGCGACTACCGCGCCCGCGAAGCTAACGTGCATCGCCTGGCAGAGGTAAGTGGCAATATTATAGACCAATGCGTGGCGCAAGGTGTACCTTTCGCCCGTGAATATGGTGGCCTGTTAAGTAACCGCTCTTTCGGTGGTACACAGGTACAACGTACTTTCTATGCCGCCGGCCAGACTGGTCAGCAGCTCCTCCTCGGTGCCTACTCCGCCCTGGAACGCCAGGTAGCACTCGGCAACGTGAAAATGTACTCCCGCCACGAAATGCTTGAAATCGTGAAAATCGATGGTAAAGCACGCGGTATCATCGCCCGTGACCTCGTGACCGGTGAACTGGAACGCCACTTCGGCCATGCCGTGCTGATCTGCAGCGGCGGTTATGGTAACGTGTTTTTCCTCTCTACCAACGCTATGGGCTCTAACGTGACTGCAGCCTGGAAAGCCACTAAAAACGGTGCTTACTTCGCCAACCCCTGCTTCACACAGATCCACCCTACCTGTATCCCCGTATCCGGCGATCACCAGTCCAAACTGACCCTCATGTCAGAATCACTGCGTAACGACGGCCGTATCTGGGTGCCCAAAAAACAAAACGATACCCGCAAAGCCAGCGATATCCCTGAAGATGAAAGGGATTATTATCTGGAAAGAAGATATCCTGCCTTCGGTAACCTCGTTCCCCGTGACGTGGCTTCCCGCGCAGCCAAGGAAAGATGCGATGCCGGCTATGGCGTAGGTACCTCCAAACAGGCGGTATTCCTCGACTTCGCCGCTGCGATCGAACGTTATGGTAACACAGAAGTGGGTAAACGCCAGCTGTCCAACGTTTCCAAAGCAGAAGTTATTAAACTCGGTAAGGAAGTAGTAGCAGAAAAATATGGTAACCTGTTCGATATGTACGCTAAAATCACCGGCGAAAACCCATACGAACAACCAATGCGTATCTACCCTGCCGTACACTATACCATGGGCGGCCTGTGGGTAGATTACGAACTGCAAACAACTGTTCCCGGTCTGTACTCCCTCGGTGAAGCCAACTTCTCCGACCACGGTGCTAACCGCCTCGGTGCCTCCGCGCTGATGCAGGGCCTGGCAGACGGTTACTTCGTAATCCCTTATACACTGGGTAACTACCTCGCAGACGAAATCCGTACCAAAGCCATCCCTACCGATCACCCTGCCTTCGTAGAAGCCGAAAAAAGCGTGAAGGAAACTATCAGCAAACTGATGTCTATCAAAGGCTCCAAATCTGTTGATCATTTCCATAAAAAACTCGGTAAGATCATGTGGGACAAGTGCGGTATGGCACGTAACGAGCAAGGTCTGAAAGAAGCCATCGAAGAAATCAAAGCGCTCCGCGCTGAATTCTGGAAAGAGGTACGCATACCAGGCGATGCAAGTGAATTCAACCCTGAGCTGGAAAAAGCAGGCCGTGTAGCCGACTTCCTCGAACTGGGTGAACTGATGTGTATCGACGCCCTGCAACGCCGCGAATCCTGTGGTGGTCACTTCCGCGAAGAATCTCAGACACCGGACGGTGAAGCACAACGTGATGATGAAAACTTCAGCTATGTGGCTGCATGGGAATACAAAGGCAATGGCCAGTATGAACTGCACAAGGAAGCACTGACATTCGAAGAAGTGAAACCTACTCAACGTAGCTACAAATAA
- a CDS encoding phytase, producing MAGLTACKGKQTKTIPAPAADAVKPVTITTATQYDSDDPAIWINKADSSQSLIIGTDKNTDGALYVYNLEGKIVKKITGLKRPNNVDIAYGLLLNNQPVDIAVTTERETNKLRIYRLPDMEPIDNGGLEVFIGEKERGPMGISLYTRPSDKAIFAIVSRKSGPAQGYLWQYQLTDNGKGQVTGTIVRKFGIYSGKKEIESVAVDNELGYVYYSDEQTGVRRYYADPAKGDSELALFGQGDFKADNEGISIYKTSDSTGYILVSDQDANSFNVYRREAAHPVLLSRIPVSAINSDGSDIVNVNLGPQYPQGIFVVMSTDKTFHYYDWRDIAARIKEKP from the coding sequence ATGGCCGGATTAACAGCTTGTAAAGGTAAACAGACCAAAACCATTCCGGCACCGGCAGCAGATGCCGTAAAGCCGGTAACCATAACAACCGCCACCCAATACGACAGCGATGATCCGGCTATCTGGATCAATAAGGCTGATAGTTCACAAAGCCTGATCATTGGTACCGATAAAAACACCGATGGCGCCCTGTATGTATATAACCTGGAAGGCAAGATCGTAAAGAAAATCACCGGCCTTAAAAGGCCCAATAATGTGGATATCGCTTATGGGCTGCTGCTCAACAACCAGCCTGTAGACATTGCAGTAACCACTGAGCGGGAAACCAACAAACTCCGTATTTATCGTTTACCTGACATGGAACCGATAGACAACGGCGGCCTCGAAGTATTCATCGGTGAAAAAGAGCGCGGCCCTATGGGCATCAGTTTATACACCCGTCCATCCGACAAGGCTATATTTGCGATCGTAAGCCGCAAATCAGGTCCTGCACAGGGTTACCTGTGGCAGTATCAGTTGACCGATAATGGCAAAGGACAGGTAACGGGAACGATAGTACGTAAATTTGGCATCTACAGCGGTAAAAAAGAAATCGAAAGTGTGGCGGTAGACAATGAGCTGGGTTATGTTTATTATTCTGATGAGCAGACGGGCGTACGTCGCTATTATGCTGATCCGGCCAAAGGAGACAGCGAGCTGGCATTGTTTGGACAGGGTGATTTTAAAGCAGACAATGAGGGCATCAGTATTTACAAAACCAGTGACAGCACGGGCTACATTCTGGTATCTGATCAGGATGCCAACAGTTTTAATGTATATCGCAGAGAAGCTGCCCATCCGGTGCTGTTGTCGAGGATACCAGTTTCTGCTATCAACAGCGATGGATCTGATATTGTGAATGTGAATCTGGGCCCGCAATATCCACAAGGGATTTTTGTAGTGATGAGCACCGACAAGACCTTCCATTATTATGACTGGCGCGATATTGCAGCCAGGATCAAAGAGAAGCCGTAA
- a CDS encoding TonB-dependent receptor produces MKTFLPLFIFIMLGIGAIAQTTTGVKGNVTDKQTGQPLTGASVKLKNEHYSATSTTGLDGSFIFRNVPAGDYEIKIKDLGHHEVEQKIHCEGPVKTLVIAMESKDVSLKTLTVTGKGDKGSEKTAIKTVQKADMVLNAVSANAIQVSPDITIANVMQRVSGVSLERSNNGDGHYAIIRGMDKRYQYTLINGIKIPSPDNKNRYVPLDIFPADLVDRLEVYKAITPNMEGDAIGGATNMVMKDAPARFMLNANAAIGYAQTLFNNDFTRFDKSGSAKTSPRFRNGNNYEANGQDFTNNPLHFNTGKAPVSSVFGISAGGRSKNGKLGAIAGISYQNTYRSNQSLYLQTEVDKTNNNPAFTAAKNRQYSIQQQRAGMHAKVDYQFNDDQQVSLYAAYMNLGQNLFRFSSDTSLELGRTVPGSGRVSNNYRSERSVQEISNFTLQGDHKLASHLHMNWSAVYSKASANVPNRTELNVNTGVTPQKDNSLKQEPVLLDALEGVTHEWARNSDEDKSGYLNFIYSPKILGTKTEISVGSMYRHKQRHSNYDEYTLRPDSTTQAFTGDIDAHKLTLFNKIGTSDNALNYDFTEKVIAYYGQVKFQIGHLQTLAGVRVEHTNASWESAVTPNVEGKTGKVKYIDVLPGIHFKYMPDNKRNIRLSYYAAISRPGFYEMIPHHGGDPDQDYTEVGNPYLKRATSDNFDLRYEYFPKALDQLLAGVFYKRIKDPIESALVQTGRNIYLMSGNFGTATNYGFELEATKYIRKFGIRFNYTFTNSSITSNKALWYREDDGNITQRTVTQQRPLQGQSKHIGNLSLLYKDTHSGFDAQLAMVYTGERIDIVSQYLNNDIWQKGFVQLDFSTEKRIWKNLYAYAKIGNLLNTPYELFIKSANTEKSAAGVPQQEVGKNISVRKNTYGQTYLLGLRFKL; encoded by the coding sequence ATGAAAACATTTTTACCACTATTTATTTTTATCATGTTGGGAATCGGAGCCATCGCTCAAACGACAACCGGCGTGAAAGGAAATGTAACAGACAAACAAACGGGGCAGCCATTGACCGGCGCTTCGGTGAAACTGAAGAACGAGCATTACAGTGCTACCAGCACCACTGGTCTGGATGGAAGTTTCATCTTCCGTAATGTTCCCGCAGGTGATTATGAAATCAAGATAAAAGATTTAGGGCATCATGAAGTAGAGCAGAAAATTCATTGCGAAGGTCCGGTAAAAACACTGGTGATCGCGATGGAATCCAAAGATGTATCCCTGAAAACACTGACTGTTACAGGTAAAGGTGACAAAGGCAGTGAAAAGACAGCTATAAAAACCGTACAGAAAGCCGATATGGTGCTGAATGCCGTATCTGCCAATGCTATTCAGGTATCTCCTGATATCACTATCGCCAACGTGATGCAGCGTGTATCCGGTGTTTCCCTGGAGCGCAGCAACAACGGAGACGGCCATTACGCCATCATCCGCGGCATGGATAAACGTTACCAATATACGCTGATCAACGGTATCAAAATACCCAGTCCGGATAATAAAAACAGGTATGTACCCCTCGACATCTTCCCTGCCGACCTGGTAGACCGCCTGGAAGTATACAAAGCCATTACACCCAATATGGAAGGCGATGCGATCGGTGGCGCCACCAATATGGTTATGAAAGACGCGCCAGCACGTTTTATGTTGAATGCCAACGCTGCTATCGGTTACGCACAAACGCTCTTTAACAACGACTTCACCCGTTTCGATAAAAGCGGCTCTGCCAAAACCTCTCCCCGCTTCCGCAACGGCAACAACTACGAAGCTAACGGACAGGATTTCACCAACAACCCGCTGCATTTTAATACAGGCAAGGCACCTGTTTCAAGTGTTTTCGGTATCAGTGCAGGTGGTCGTAGTAAAAACGGTAAACTGGGCGCTATCGCAGGTATCAGCTATCAAAATACTTATCGTTCCAACCAATCCCTATACCTACAAACTGAAGTAGACAAAACCAACAACAACCCGGCGTTCACTGCTGCCAAAAACAGGCAGTATTCCATCCAGCAACAACGTGCTGGCATGCACGCCAAAGTGGACTATCAATTCAACGATGACCAACAGGTATCGTTGTATGCGGCCTACATGAATCTGGGCCAGAACCTGTTCCGCTTCAGCTCAGACACCAGCCTGGAGCTGGGCCGTACCGTGCCCGGCTCCGGCAGGGTGAGCAACAACTACCGCAGCGAACGTAGTGTACAGGAGATCAGCAACTTCACCCTTCAAGGTGATCACAAACTGGCCTCCCACCTGCATATGAACTGGTCTGCCGTATACTCCAAAGCCAGCGCCAATGTGCCTAACCGTACAGAGTTGAATGTCAACACCGGCGTAACTCCGCAGAAGGACAACAGCCTCAAACAGGAACCCGTACTGCTCGACGCACTTGAAGGTGTTACCCACGAATGGGCCCGTAACTCAGACGAAGACAAAAGCGGTTATCTCAACTTCATCTATTCTCCCAAAATCCTCGGTACCAAAACAGAAATCTCCGTAGGTAGCATGTACCGTCATAAACAACGCCATAGTAACTATGACGAATACACGCTGCGCCCTGACTCTACCACGCAGGCTTTCACCGGTGATATCGACGCACATAAGCTCACCCTTTTCAATAAAATCGGTACATCTGACAATGCTCTTAACTACGACTTCACCGAAAAAGTAATTGCTTATTATGGTCAGGTGAAATTCCAGATAGGACACCTGCAGACACTGGCCGGCGTAAGGGTGGAACATACCAACGCCAGCTGGGAATCCGCTGTAACACCCAATGTGGAAGGCAAAACAGGTAAGGTTAAATACATCGACGTATTACCTGGCATCCACTTTAAATACATGCCCGACAATAAAAGAAATATCCGTCTCTCGTACTACGCTGCTATCAGCCGTCCGGGCTTCTATGAAATGATCCCGCACCATGGCGGAGATCCGGACCAGGACTATACCGAAGTTGGTAACCCTTATCTGAAAAGAGCTACTTCCGATAACTTCGACCTGCGCTATGAATATTTCCCTAAAGCACTGGACCAGCTGCTGGCAGGTGTATTCTACAAACGCATCAAAGATCCGATTGAATCTGCTCTGGTACAAACAGGCCGTAATATCTATCTCATGAGCGGCAACTTCGGTACCGCTACCAACTACGGTTTTGAGCTGGAAGCCACCAAATACATCCGCAAATTTGGTATCCGTTTCAACTATACCTTCACCAATTCCTCCATCACCAGCAACAAAGCGCTGTGGTACCGCGAAGATGATGGTAACATCACTCAACGCACAGTAACACAGCAACGTCCGCTGCAGGGCCAGTCCAAACATATCGGCAATCTCTCTCTGCTGTATAAAGACACCCACTCCGGCTTCGATGCACAGCTGGCTATGGTTTACACCGGCGAACGTATTGATATCGTATCCCAGTATCTCAACAATGACATCTGGCAGAAAGGTTTCGTTCAGCTGGACTTCTCTACAGAAAAAAGAATATGGAAAAACCTGTATGCCTACGCCAAAATCGGCAACCTGCTGAACACACCGTATGAGCTGTTCATCAAGAGCGCCAACACTGAAAAATCTGCTGCCGGCGTACCACAGCAGGAAGTAGGCAAAAACATTTCCGTACGTAAAAACACCTATGGCCAGACTTACCTGCTGGGCCTTCGTTTCAAACTCTAA
- a CDS encoding succinate dehydrogenase/fumarate reductase iron-sulfur subunit, with amino-acid sequence MEHYNMNLTLKVWRQKNKNDQGRFETVQAKNISSEMSFLEMFDVVNEDLINEGKEPIAFDHDCREGICGMCSMHINGRAHGPWEGTTTCQLHMRAFKDGDTVTVEPWRAGAFPVLKDLTVDRSAFDRIIEAGGYVSVNTGNAQDANCIPVDKHNADLAFAAAACIGCGACVAACKNSSAMLFVSAKVSQLALLPQGHPERKTRALNMVAQMDKEGFGSCTNTGACEAECPKEISLTNIARLNREFIGAGFTSEK; translated from the coding sequence ATGGAACATTATAACATGAACCTCACATTAAAAGTGTGGAGGCAGAAAAACAAAAACGATCAGGGTAGATTTGAAACTGTTCAGGCAAAAAACATTTCTTCTGAAATGTCATTCCTGGAGATGTTCGATGTGGTAAATGAAGATCTGATCAATGAAGGCAAAGAGCCTATCGCATTCGACCACGATTGCCGTGAAGGTATCTGTGGTATGTGCTCTATGCATATTAACGGCCGTGCACACGGTCCATGGGAAGGTACCACTACCTGCCAGCTGCACATGCGTGCTTTCAAAGACGGTGATACTGTCACCGTTGAACCCTGGAGAGCAGGCGCTTTCCCGGTACTGAAAGACCTGACAGTAGACAGATCTGCTTTCGATCGTATCATCGAAGCAGGTGGTTATGTCTCCGTTAACACCGGCAACGCCCAGGACGCCAACTGCATCCCTGTAGATAAACACAATGCTGACCTCGCCTTCGCTGCTGCAGCCTGTATCGGTTGCGGTGCCTGCGTAGCAGCTTGTAAAAACTCTTCTGCGATGCTCTTCGTGTCTGCTAAAGTTTCCCAGCTGGCACTGTTACCACAAGGCCATCCTGAAAGAAAAACACGTGCGCTCAACATGGTGGCACAGATGGACAAGGAAGGTTTCGGTAGCTGTACCAACACCGGCGCCTGCGAAGCAGAATGCCCGAAAGAAATCTCCCTGACCAACATCGCCCGCCTGAACAGAGAGTTCATCGGCGCAGGTTTTACTTCCGAAAAATAA
- a CDS encoding DUF563 domain-containing protein, which yields MKLFIKPFRKIEKGLWIINEWSFEYFHWLADALPRLLAAGDYQQYGPVLLPEYYATRPYVVESLQRLNVPVLFFNPRKRLLVKELTVVSPTASTGNFNEPAILPVRERLMVHGKQAVRKIYISRQKAAKRRITNEEEVIAIFREAGFEIHYFEDYPFTRQLEIMGETRVLAGLHGAGLTNMLFMPPGGSILELRNVGDTHSNSFYSQAAAMRHSYYYLLCQGSSADTHNTDFLVDTAQLKAALADMNNAEIKSL from the coding sequence ATGAAATTGTTTATCAAGCCATTCCGTAAAATCGAAAAAGGATTATGGATTATTAATGAATGGAGTTTTGAATACTTTCACTGGCTTGCGGATGCATTACCACGACTGCTTGCAGCCGGCGATTATCAGCAATATGGACCGGTACTGCTCCCGGAATATTATGCCACCAGGCCATATGTAGTGGAAAGCCTGCAACGACTGAATGTACCCGTATTATTTTTCAATCCACGCAAACGGCTGCTGGTTAAAGAGCTGACGGTTGTTAGTCCTACAGCGTCTACAGGTAATTTTAACGAACCTGCTATTCTACCGGTACGTGAACGTTTAATGGTACACGGAAAACAGGCTGTAAGGAAAATATACATCAGCAGGCAGAAAGCCGCTAAGAGGAGGATAACGAACGAGGAAGAAGTGATCGCTATTTTCAGGGAAGCAGGATTTGAAATACATTATTTTGAAGACTATCCTTTTACCAGACAGCTGGAGATAATGGGAGAAACCCGTGTACTGGCAGGACTTCATGGTGCGGGTCTTACGAATATGTTATTCATGCCTCCGGGAGGAAGTATACTGGAGCTTAGAAATGTCGGAGACACGCATTCCAACAGCTTTTATTCACAGGCAGCCGCCATGAGGCACAGCTATTATTATCTTCTCTGTCAGGGATCTTCAGCTGATACACATAATACTGATTTTCTCGTGGATACAGCGCAACTGAAAGCGGCACTGGCGGATATGAATAACGCTGAAATAAAATCTCTCTAA